From Citricoccus sp. SGAir0253, a single genomic window includes:
- a CDS encoding DUF6480 family protein produces the protein MADIDPQRARQDPEEAAEATREHSGYSIEGDTPPAEGLGVGPTNPEMDVERRGEGAKGKTWLVLVLALVVVFVVLAIIGRIAGMF, from the coding sequence GTGGCAGACATCGATCCCCAGAGGGCACGGCAGGATCCCGAGGAGGCCGCCGAGGCCACCCGGGAGCACAGCGGCTACAGCATCGAGGGCGACACCCCGCCCGCCGAGGGGCTCGGCGTGGGCCCCACGAACCCCGAGATGGACGTCGAGCGGCGCGGCGAGGGGGCCAAGGGCAAGACCTGGCTGGTGCTGGTCCTCGCCCTCGTCGTGGTGTTCGTCGTCCTGGCGATCATCGGCCGCATCGCCGGGATGTTCTGA